GACGGTTCCAGCGCCCACGGTCCGGCCGCCCTCGCGGATGGCGAACTTCAGGCCCTTCTCCATGGCGATCGGGGTCAACAGCTCGCCCTCGATGGTCACGTTGTCGCCGGGCTTGATCATCTCCACCCCCTTGGGCAGCGCCAGGTTCCCGGTGACGTCGGTGGTTATAAAAAAGAACTG
The DNA window shown above is from bacterium and carries:
- the tuf gene encoding elongation factor Tu (EF-Tu; promotes GTP-dependent binding of aminoacyl-tRNA to the A-site of ribosomes during protein biosynthesis; when the tRNA anticodon matches the mRNA codon, GTP hydrolysis results; the inactive EF-Tu-GDP leaves the ribosome and release of GDP is promoted by elongation factor Ts; many prokaryotes have two copies of the gene encoding EF-Tu); the encoded protein is QFFFITTDVTGNLALPKGVEMIKPGDNVTIEGELLTPIAMEKGLKFAIREGGRTVGAGTVTEILPD